One Engraulis encrasicolus isolate BLACKSEA-1 chromosome 5, IST_EnEncr_1.0, whole genome shotgun sequence DNA segment encodes these proteins:
- the LOC134449539 gene encoding ictacalcin-like: MSLMSAMATLIKIFDDYAGKDGDASTLSNSEVKALLKKEFGAKCETASEKAQCDKMFADLDANGDGKVDFTEFVTLVAALTSLIKGSM; the protein is encoded by the exons ATGTCTCTGATGTCGGCTATGGCTACGCTCATCAAAATCTTTGATGACTACGCAGGCAAAGACGGAGATGCTTCAACCCTGAGCAACAGTGAAGTAAAAGCCCTGCTCAAAAAAGAATTTGGCGCCAAATGTGAG ACCGCAAGTGAAAAAGCgcaatgtgacaaaatgttcgCGGATCTTGATGCCAACGGGGATGGCAAAGTGGACTTCACAGAGTTTGTCACCCTGGTGGCTGCCCTTACTTCCTTGATCAAGGGGTCGATGTGA